A single window of Rhizobium indicum DNA harbors:
- a CDS encoding tripartite tricarboxylate transporter TctB family protein produces the protein MSEDNASSATERRPDWAAFIIAVFLFAIAGVMAWDASHLKTIAQYDRIGPATVPQVVAFGLFCLGIWTAFEAWRGDFPERDRQEVAPVIWIVAGLAGQMLLLRVAGFSIATGVLFALTARGFGKRKLWISLPLGIVFSFVVWAIFSQLLQLTLPAGPLEHLFF, from the coding sequence ATGAGCGAGGATAACGCCTCCTCGGCAACCGAACGCCGCCCTGATTGGGCGGCGTTCATCATTGCCGTTTTCCTCTTCGCCATCGCCGGCGTGATGGCCTGGGATGCGTCGCATCTGAAAACGATTGCGCAGTACGACCGCATCGGTCCGGCGACAGTGCCTCAAGTGGTGGCGTTCGGCCTCTTCTGTCTCGGGATCTGGACCGCCTTCGAAGCCTGGCGCGGCGATTTTCCCGAACGTGACCGGCAGGAAGTCGCACCCGTCATCTGGATCGTTGCCGGTCTTGCCGGCCAGATGCTGCTTTTGCGCGTCGCCGGCTTCTCGATTGCGACAGGCGTGCTGTTTGCGCTGACGGCACGCGGCTTCGGCAAACGCAAGCTCTGGATCTCGCTGCCACTTGGCATCGTCTTCAGCTTCGTCGTCTGGGCGATCTTCTCGCAGCTGCTGCAGCTGACACTGCCGGCCGGCCCGCTCGAACATCTGTTCTTCTGA